The Brassica napus cultivar Da-Ae chromosome C7, Da-Ae, whole genome shotgun sequence genome has a segment encoding these proteins:
- the LOC106409597 gene encoding plant intracellular Ras-group-related LRR protein 8, with protein MMGYEQMNQMTMTTTAMMKNFNKMGPINTPHKKTTRRSVSAIDGGAAATAGEGDCRRNLKTLDLSGMSLASLSASSINLASISKLDLSNNNIQQIPESLVARMLNLWALDLHSNQLKTLPNSIGCLSKLKVLNVSGNNLQYLPKTIEDCRWLEELNANFNELTMLPDTIGFELTNLTKLSVNSNKLVVLPSSLSHLTSLRVLDARLNRLGSLPDDLENLVNLQVLNVSQNFQHLKELPYSVGLLISLVELDVSYNGITVLPNSIGCLRRIQKLSLEGNPLISPPFEVVEQGLEAVKQYMSEKMTESYKETPMKKKLWGIGKMVKYKTFNGLSSSPGRSPGRRTGGDHHGNEREGFINVSDYRQIDGIASPRHVSLFNPRRLLSPFSAYFSPPRY; from the exons ATGATGGGTTACGAGCAGATGAATCAGATGACAATGACAACAACGGCGATGATGAAGAATTTCAATAAGATGGGACCAATCAATACTCCACATAAGAAAACGACTAGGAGAAGTGTATCGGCCATTGATGGCGGTGCAGCTGCGACGGCTGGAGAAGGAGACTGTCGACGGAATCTCAAGACTCTCGATCTTAGCGGCATGTCCTTGGCTTCCCTCTCAGCATCTTCTATCAACCTAGCTTCCATCTCAAAACTCGATCTCTCCAACAACAATAttcag CAAATTCCTGAATCTCTAGTGGcgagaatgttaaatttgtggGCATTAGATTTGCACTCCAATCAGCTCAAAACACTTCCCAACTCCATTGGATGTCTTTCCAAGCTTAAGGTTCTTAATGTATCCGGAAATAATCTACAGTATCTCCCCAAAACTATAGAAGATTGCAG ATGGCTGGAAGAGCTGAACGCCAATTTCAACGAACTGACCATGCTTCCAGACACGATAGGGTTCGAGCTAACGAATCTAACGAAGCTCTCCGTGAACTCAAACAAGCTTGTCGTGTTACCAAGCTCCCTTAGCCACTTGACGTCGCTGCGTGTGCTCGACGCCAGACTTAATCGCCTTGGCTCGCTCCCTGATGATCTAGAGAACCTCGTGAACCTTCAGGTCCTTAACGTTAGCCAGAACTTCCAGCACTTGAAGGAGTTACCTTACTCCGTTGGGTTGTTGATATCTCTCGTGGAGCTTGACGTTAGTTATAACGGAATTACGGTTTTACCGAACTCCATAGGCTGTCTTCGCCGGATTCAGAAGCTCTCCCTCGAGGGCAATCCCCTCATCTCTCCACCTTTTGAAGTG GTGGAGCAAGGTTTAGAAGCAGTGAAGCAGTACATGAGCGAGAAGATGACCGAGTCTTATAAAGAAACCCCGATGAAGAAAAAGTTGTGGGGCATTGGTAAGATGGTCAAGTACAAGACCTTTAACGGCCTGAGCTCATCTCCGGGAAGGTCtccaggaagaagaaccggcgGTGACCACCATGGAAACGAGAGGGAAGGGTTCATCAACGTCTCCGATTACCGCCAAATCGACGGAATCGCTTCCCCGAGACATGTGTCACTCTTCAACCCGAGACGCCTCTTGTCTCCATTCTCTGCTTATTTCTCTCCTCCGAGGTATTAG
- the LOC111207522 gene encoding uncharacterized protein LOC111207522 — MNKRFGGKIPTGTPSLALSTVVVVASLLGGASIVHNLYKPDLRLPQMESDEPDKKEESGNKD, encoded by the exons ATGAACAAAAGGTTCGGGGGGAAGATACCGACCGGAACTCCGTCACTAGCGCTGTCAACTGTCGTCGTTGTAGCCTCACTTCTCGGTGGAGCCTCCATCGTTCACAATTTATACAAGCCAGATCTT AGATTACCGCAGATGGAAAGTGATGAACCAGACAAGAAGGAAGAATCTGGAAACAAAGATTAA